The genomic window TCCATATACTCCATATATCACAGGCGACCGGGAAACAGCGATCGATCGGGTTCACCACTTCAGGTGTAGACGAAGAAGGCTAAGAATCCTCCGAGCGAGGTTGCCACGGCGAGGGCCCAAACGACGGCCGCCACGGGCGGCGGCATGAGCGCCGCGACCTTCCACGCGAACATGGCGGTGACGAGCGTCGAGAGCGCCCACACCGCGCGCTTGAGGCGGCCCCTCGCGGGGGACCCGGGCGGCGCGCGCTCGAAGGCGGAGAggcaggagaagaggaggagcagggCGGCGTACGAGCCGAGGACGAAGGCGACCGCGGCTGCGTCCCCCCTGGAGCGGTAGATGGCGAGGCCGGAGTTGACGGTGAGGATGCCCAGCCCCGCCCTGCTAATCCACGCCGATCTGCCGTTTGGATCCATCGTCCACTTCAACCATAGCTAGCACTTGGCAGGATGAGGACTCAGGCGAGACCTCGAGAGCAGAGGAACTGGATTGTCTTCCCGGCCGTATGGATAAGAGTGATCTTATCTTCAGTGGATATGGATGACAGGATGAGCGGCTGTTGcttttatacttcctccgtccaaaaacaatctcaagatatagggtgtgttcagttcacattaaaattaaaagtttatttgaaattgaaacgatgtgacgtaaaagttgaaagtttgaagaattattttagaactaaacaagggctatGTGGGGATATAATCTcttctaatacaatgaatttttatatttattgtaatagaatatgtcatattttctcttttctcttagGTTAACTTTTTTGTTTACAGAAATTGCTGGAAtctgctccctccgtctcagGACAAGCGCAGTGCAGTTTTACACTGTTAATGTttgtcttattttatttttttataattaatatttttattgttattagatgataaaacataaatagtactttatgtttgactaatatttcttaatttttttcataaatttttcaaataagatggacggttaaacgttggatacggatatccatagctgcacttatttttAGGACAGAGGTCGTATGTCACAATACGTACTGCCAATATAAACAAACTATATTATGGCCTGATTtagttctcaactttttttcaaactttaaacttttccatcacatcgaaacttttcTGCACACATAAATtgttaactttttcatcacatcgttccaatttcaatcaaattttcaattttagcgtgaactaaacacaccctatataggcctggtttagttcccaactttttcatcacatcaaaacttttctacacacataaacttacaactttccgtcacatcgttccaatttcaatcaaatttctaattttaacgtgaactaaacacatccatcATCTTTCTTCCGAAATGTTACATCGAGGATCATCTTTCTTCCCAAATGTTACATCGAGGATAGGATTAGTTGTGTTAGGATTCGTAGCATTTTGGGAGGAAGGAAATATGTATTATTGAAATGGGGCTGTCTGTACAGCAGTCGTTTGAAAAAAAGAATTACAGTACACCCGGTAGTACCGTAGTATAGACAATATAAAGTTGAGTGATAAAATTAGAATTGAAATATAAAAGGAGCGGTAAAATCACATGTCAATGTGCCTACAGTAGATGAATGGTTAAGTTTATCAAGTTTTAGATAAATTTCAAATACCCATAAAATTAATTTCTCTAAGACAGTCAGTACTTGGTGCTACCATATTATCACaggcccacagagtcacagcaCCTGCGGGTGCAAgtcattttc from Oryza glaberrima chromosome 6, OglaRS2, whole genome shotgun sequence includes these protein-coding regions:
- the LOC127775800 gene encoding uncharacterized protein LOC127775800 encodes the protein MDPNGRSAWISRAGLGILTVNSGLAIYRSRGDAAAVAFVLGSYAALLLLFSCLSAFERAPPGSPARGRLKRAVWALSTLVTAMFAWKVAALMPPPVAAVVWALAVATSLGGFLAFFVYT